The proteins below come from a single Papaver somniferum cultivar HN1 chromosome 11, ASM357369v1, whole genome shotgun sequence genomic window:
- the LOC113323818 gene encoding protein YLS3-like isoform X2, which translates to MMKIAVFVIIGVVLVGFVKSDVDKDKGECQDQLIKLSTCLSYVGGTSKAPTPSCCTGLGEVLSTTKKCLCLLVKDRDNPALGLHINSTRALGLPRSCNVPANISHCPALLHLAPNSPEAKVFEDFTSSSANTKTNSTGAKDVKKNGGDKSTGSVWVGIKMLSMVMILDVLLFGV; encoded by the exons ATGATGAAGATAGCAGTATTCGTGATCATAGGTGTGGTGTTAGTTGGGTTTGTAAAATCAGATGTTGATAAAGATAAAGGAGAGTGTCAAGATCAATTGATTAAGTTATCGACATGTTTATCATATGTTGGTGGTACATCAAAGGCACCGACTCCAAGTTGTTGCACTGGTCTGGGTGAAGTACTTTCAACGACTAAGAAGTGTCTGTGTTTACTTGTCAAAGATCGGGATAACCCTGCATTAGGTCTTCATATTAATTCTACTCGTGCCCTTGGTCTTCCTCGCTCTTGTAATGTCCCTGCTAATATCTCTCACTGCCCTG CTCTTCTACATTTGGCTCCTAACTCACCGGAAGCCAAAGTTTTCGAAGACTTCACCAGTAGTAGCGCCAACACGAAAACAAACTCTACTG GTGCAAAAGATGTGAAAAAGAACGGCGGCGACAAAAGCACCGGAAGTGTATGGGTTGGGATAAAGATGTTGAGCATGGTGATGATACTGGATGTGCTACTATTTGGTGTCTGA
- the LOC113323818 gene encoding protein YLS3-like isoform X1 has protein sequence MMKIAVFVIIGVVLVGFVKSDVDKDKGECQDQLIKLSTCLSYVGGTSKAPTPSCCTGLGEVLSTTKKCLCLLVKDRDNPALGLHINSTRALGLPRSCNVPANISHCPALLHLAPNSPEAKVFEDFTSSSANTKTNSTGNLPSPTADAGAKDVKKNGGDKSTGSVWVGIKMLSMVMILDVLLFGV, from the exons ATGATGAAGATAGCAGTATTCGTGATCATAGGTGTGGTGTTAGTTGGGTTTGTAAAATCAGATGTTGATAAAGATAAAGGAGAGTGTCAAGATCAATTGATTAAGTTATCGACATGTTTATCATATGTTGGTGGTACATCAAAGGCACCGACTCCAAGTTGTTGCACTGGTCTGGGTGAAGTACTTTCAACGACTAAGAAGTGTCTGTGTTTACTTGTCAAAGATCGGGATAACCCTGCATTAGGTCTTCATATTAATTCTACTCGTGCCCTTGGTCTTCCTCGCTCTTGTAATGTCCCTGCTAATATCTCTCACTGCCCTG CTCTTCTACATTTGGCTCCTAACTCACCGGAAGCCAAAGTTTTCGAAGACTTCACCAGTAGTAGCGCCAACACGAAAACAAACTCTACTG GAAATCTGCCTAGTCCAACTGCTGATGCAGGTGCAAAAGATGTGAAAAAGAACGGCGGCGACAAAAGCACCGGAAGTGTATGGGTTGGGATAAAGATGTTGAGCATGGTGATGATACTGGATGTGCTACTATTTGGTGTCTGA
- the LOC113323818 gene encoding protein YLS3-like isoform X3, with product MMKIAVFVIIGVVLVGFVKSDVDKDKGECQDQLIKLSTCLSYVGGTSKAPTPSCCTGLGEVLSTTKKCLCLLVKDRDNPALGLHINSTRALGLPRSCNVPANISHCPALLHLAPNSPEAKVFEDFTSSSANTKTNSTVQLLMQVQKM from the exons ATGATGAAGATAGCAGTATTCGTGATCATAGGTGTGGTGTTAGTTGGGTTTGTAAAATCAGATGTTGATAAAGATAAAGGAGAGTGTCAAGATCAATTGATTAAGTTATCGACATGTTTATCATATGTTGGTGGTACATCAAAGGCACCGACTCCAAGTTGTTGCACTGGTCTGGGTGAAGTACTTTCAACGACTAAGAAGTGTCTGTGTTTACTTGTCAAAGATCGGGATAACCCTGCATTAGGTCTTCATATTAATTCTACTCGTGCCCTTGGTCTTCCTCGCTCTTGTAATGTCCCTGCTAATATCTCTCACTGCCCTG CTCTTCTACATTTGGCTCCTAACTCACCGGAAGCCAAAGTTTTCGAAGACTTCACCAGTAGTAGCGCCAACACGAAAACAAACTCTACTG TCCAACTGCTGATGCAGGTGCAAAAGATGTGA